A portion of the Algisphaera agarilytica genome contains these proteins:
- a CDS encoding HD domain-containing phosphohydrolase, whose amino-acid sequence MTRILFVDDEINVLNGFRRTLGTKYNCIFAQGAAEALSELCQTPEVGVVVTDMRMPGMDGITFINQARKITPHTVFIMLTGNADVETATDAVNRGEIFRFLAKPCPPDVLQPAIDAAMHRYLLTSAEQTLLRKTLTGSVRLLTEMLWLAKPELAEHNGRVRRTVRQLVQQMELHDPWAHEVAALLSQIGRFTLPDHLTNASASSLENEADLQLLNSHPARAAQMLRHIPRLELPGKIIEHEFDATEPGGKPAEAIDEQIPLWGACVLRVALAFDAIYSENPNEIEARQAVYDQLHDACPLTTKALIEMPTTECEDSPAQLRVLNTDQLQPGMFSAAPITLCDGRVLLGRGRELTQPLILQLQVHVEHGLLAEPLDILVPEAANDDDGDGDDDQAQAA is encoded by the coding sequence ATGACACGTATTCTGTTTGTTGATGATGAGATCAATGTGCTCAACGGCTTCCGCCGGACACTGGGGACGAAGTACAACTGCATCTTCGCCCAGGGCGCTGCCGAGGCGTTGTCCGAGCTCTGCCAGACCCCCGAGGTCGGCGTGGTCGTGACCGACATGCGCATGCCGGGGATGGACGGCATCACGTTCATCAACCAAGCGCGGAAGATCACGCCCCACACGGTCTTCATCATGCTCACCGGCAACGCCGACGTGGAGACCGCCACGGACGCGGTCAACCGCGGCGAGATCTTCCGCTTCCTCGCCAAGCCTTGCCCGCCGGATGTGCTCCAACCCGCCATCGACGCGGCCATGCACCGCTACCTGCTGACCAGTGCCGAGCAGACCCTGCTCCGAAAAACGCTGACCGGGTCGGTACGGCTGCTCACCGAAATGCTCTGGCTGGCCAAGCCCGAACTCGCCGAGCACAACGGCCGGGTCCGGCGGACGGTGCGGCAGCTCGTCCAGCAGATGGAGCTGCACGACCCCTGGGCCCACGAGGTCGCCGCGCTGCTGAGTCAGATCGGCCGCTTCACCCTGCCCGACCACCTCACCAACGCCAGCGCGTCCAGCCTCGAAAACGAGGCCGACCTCCAGCTGCTGAACAGCCACCCCGCCCGCGCCGCGCAGATGCTCCGGCATATCCCGCGTCTGGAACTGCCGGGCAAAATCATTGAGCACGAGTTCGACGCCACCGAGCCCGGGGGCAAGCCCGCCGAGGCCATCGATGAGCAGATCCCGTTGTGGGGGGCGTGCGTCCTGCGCGTCGCCCTGGCTTTCGACGCGATCTACTCGGAGAACCCCAACGAGATCGAGGCCCGGCAAGCGGTGTACGACCAGCTCCACGACGCCTGCCCCCTGACGACCAAAGCGTTGATCGAGATGCCCACCACCGAGTGCGAAGACAGCCCGGCCCAGCTACGCGTGCTCAACACCGACCAGCTCCAACCGGGCATGTTCTCCGCCGCACCCATCACGCTCTGCGACGGCCGGGTCCTCCTCGGGCGCGGGCGTGAACTCACCCAGCCGCTCATCCTGCAGCTCCAGGTCCACGTCGAGCACGGCCTGCTCGCCGAGCCCCTCGACATCCTCGTGCCCGAAGCCGCCAACGACGACGACGGTGACGGTGACGACGACCAGGCCCAGGCGGCCTGA
- a CDS encoding ABC transporter permease, whose protein sequence is MQAVGRYFWRLGPGNPMVVRIVEGGSRRMQHMFVRMGYLGLLVILVVIGLLAGPGMSSDVSLGELAKAGSQVFRFIAYGQVLGVCLLAPLFMAGAIASEQSGKTYNILLTTPLTNLQIVLGSLAGRLFFVLALLLSGLPLFAVVLVFGGVRTGSVLMAFAVAGCTAVFVGSVAVTLSVLRAGGRKAVFVFVIGIMAYLVGLYALDRGLVRILDPEPYTTWLTSLHPILVLESSLLSDYTPPPAEALVDYPAPLRFFLGSPFAAFVAWTLGGSVLMVLGCALGLRQVGQGEAKWLISLKRALRISRDERTHAPRQVTGNPIAWREANTRGKMFGGILGRYGFALLGWAGAGLLVWLYHTNRLPQIPASQTAGGGYLPPHEVFHRLLTILLVLEVAVVTLVAIYMSAGCVSREREDGTLDIMLTTPVTPKQYIWGKLRGLVRFLSLMIAVPVLTIVGVSTYALAGNIMGWSQTAFTYYGLDGGAYPDTPLILPEVGLWLALMLVPFIALCVASGMAWSLKAKGVLGAVVPTVGIIGAVVLVMGLCGWSGLGTTALIGPVVNGFSPATNTAMLINPWDRVDGFAGEGEIFGRVSLALAALFAAAGYSMIVYAMIVGMVKGFDQTVRKLSGTG, encoded by the coding sequence ATGCAAGCAGTGGGTCGATATTTCTGGAGGCTGGGGCCGGGCAACCCGATGGTGGTGCGGATCGTCGAGGGCGGTTCGCGGCGGATGCAGCACATGTTTGTCCGCATGGGCTACCTGGGGTTGCTGGTGATCCTCGTGGTGATCGGCTTGCTCGCCGGGCCGGGGATGTCGTCGGATGTGAGCCTGGGCGAACTCGCCAAAGCGGGCTCGCAGGTGTTCCGGTTTATCGCCTACGGCCAGGTGCTCGGGGTGTGTCTGCTCGCGCCGTTGTTCATGGCCGGGGCGATCGCGTCGGAGCAGTCGGGCAAGACGTACAACATTTTGCTGACCACGCCGTTGACGAACCTGCAGATCGTGCTGGGCTCGTTGGCGGGGCGGCTGTTCTTCGTGTTGGCGCTATTGCTCAGCGGGCTGCCGCTGTTCGCGGTGGTGCTGGTCTTCGGCGGGGTGCGGACGGGGTCGGTGCTCATGGCGTTTGCGGTGGCGGGGTGCACCGCGGTGTTCGTCGGCAGCGTGGCGGTGACGCTGAGCGTCTTGCGTGCCGGCGGGCGCAAGGCGGTGTTCGTTTTCGTGATCGGGATCATGGCGTACCTGGTCGGGCTCTATGCGTTGGACCGCGGTCTGGTGCGGATCCTCGACCCCGAGCCCTACACCACTTGGCTGACTTCGCTGCACCCGATCCTGGTGCTCGAGTCGTCGCTGCTGAGCGACTACACCCCGCCCCCAGCCGAGGCCTTGGTGGACTACCCGGCACCGCTGCGTTTCTTCCTCGGCTCACCCTTCGCGGCCTTTGTCGCCTGGACCTTGGGCGGGAGCGTGCTGATGGTGCTGGGCTGTGCGCTGGGGCTGCGTCAGGTGGGGCAGGGCGAGGCGAAGTGGCTGATCTCGCTCAAGCGGGCGCTGCGGATCAGCCGTGACGAGCGGACCCACGCCCCGCGTCAGGTCACGGGCAACCCCATCGCTTGGCGCGAGGCGAACACCCGCGGCAAGATGTTCGGCGGCATCCTCGGACGCTACGGCTTTGCGCTGCTGGGTTGGGCGGGCGCGGGCCTGTTGGTGTGGCTGTACCACACCAACCGACTGCCACAGATCCCCGCCTCGCAGACCGCCGGCGGGGGCTACCTGCCGCCGCACGAGGTGTTCCACCGGTTGCTGACCATCCTGCTGGTGCTGGAGGTCGCGGTGGTGACACTGGTGGCGATCTACATGAGCGCGGGGTGCGTCAGCCGGGAGCGCGAAGACGGGACGCTGGACATCATGCTGACCACGCCCGTCACGCCCAAGCAGTACATCTGGGGCAAGCTGCGGGGGCTGGTGCGGTTCCTGAGCCTGATGATCGCGGTGCCGGTGCTCACGATCGTCGGCGTGAGCACGTACGCCTTGGCGGGCAACATCATGGGCTGGTCTCAAACGGCCTTTACGTACTACGGCCTCGACGGCGGGGCGTATCCGGACACGCCGTTGATCCTGCCGGAGGTGGGGCTGTGGCTGGCGCTAATGCTCGTGCCGTTCATCGCGCTGTGTGTGGCGTCGGGGATGGCGTGGAGCCTGAAGGCCAAGGGCGTGCTCGGCGCGGTCGTGCCCACGGTGGGGATCATCGGCGCGGTTGTGCTGGTGATGGGGCTGTGTGGCTGGTCGGGGCTGGGGACCACCGCATTGATCGGCCCGGTGGTCAACGGATTCAGCCCGGCGACGAACACGGCGATGCTGATCAACCCGTGGGACCGCGTGGATGGGTTTGCCGGCGAGGGCGAAATCTTCGGCCGGGTCTCGCTGGCCCTGGCGGCCCTGTTCGCGGCGGCGGGCTACAGCATGATCGTCTACGCGATGATCGTTGGCATGGTCAAAGGCTTCGACCAGACCGTGCGCAAGCTATCGGGCACGGGGTAA
- a CDS encoding LamB/YcsF family protein, translating into MTASGTQLLLNVDTGERGADHAVDHALVQHADVINLACGGHAGDAESIRVFAELAHRLGKTVTAHLSYPDREHFGRRRLELPVDELLRSLDAQRIRLPEPEWVKFHGALYHEADRDPELAVALAAWLKQAGFTTAIAPVPGVFARAARESGLNVLAEAFVERRYHREEATDRVALLPRSHPEACLTTLPDALAQAEALIARREVRLHPHGESIRIEADTLCIHSDSPIAMELAAALADRLRGMRGETEAQP; encoded by the coding sequence ATGACCGCGTCAGGTACGCAGCTACTCCTGAACGTCGACACCGGCGAACGCGGTGCGGATCACGCGGTGGACCACGCGCTCGTGCAACACGCCGACGTGATCAACCTCGCCTGCGGCGGGCACGCGGGCGATGCGGAATCGATCCGGGTGTTCGCGGAACTCGCCCACCGGCTCGGCAAGACCGTCACGGCACACCTGTCCTATCCCGACCGGGAACACTTCGGCCGTCGACGTCTGGAGCTGCCGGTCGATGAACTGCTGCGGTCCCTGGATGCGCAGCGCATTCGCCTGCCCGAACCCGAATGGGTGAAGTTCCACGGAGCGCTGTACCACGAAGCGGATCGCGACCCCGAACTCGCGGTCGCGCTGGCGGCGTGGTTGAAACAGGCGGGGTTCACCACCGCGATCGCCCCGGTGCCCGGCGTGTTCGCGCGGGCCGCTCGAGAAAGTGGGCTGAACGTCTTGGCCGAGGCGTTTGTCGAACGGCGGTACCACCGTGAGGAAGCGACGGATCGCGTCGCGCTGCTGCCCCGGTCCCATCCCGAGGCCTGCCTGACGACGCTGCCCGATGCGCTCGCTCAAGCCGAGGCCTTGATCGCACGGCGAGAAGTGCGGCTGCATCCTCACGGCGAGTCGATCCGGATCGAGGCGGACACGTTGTGCATCCACAGCGACTCGCCGATTGCGATGGAGTTGGCGGCGGCGTTGGCGGATCGGCTGCGGGGGATGCGCGGCGAGACGGAGGCGCAGCCGTGA
- a CDS encoding 5-oxoprolinase subunit B family protein, translating to MERIGESCGLWRVGRGVSEANSARVHGLYRRLDAERTAGRLKVWDVVPGYDSLAVHFDPLATDVAELQRQVEAWLSELDGDAEAEAHAGETVTLSVRYDGPDLARVAEHTGLTTDEVVERHTAPSYTVAAIGFMPHFPYLLGLDPALATPRLASPRVRVPAGSVAIGNDQTGVYPQDSPGGWNLIGTADPALLTTLRPGDRVLFEAVGVTA from the coding sequence GTGGAACGTATCGGCGAATCCTGTGGGCTCTGGCGGGTGGGACGCGGTGTGAGCGAGGCCAACTCGGCGCGGGTGCATGGGTTGTATCGCCGGCTGGATGCGGAGCGAACAGCGGGGCGGCTGAAGGTGTGGGATGTGGTACCGGGGTACGACAGCCTGGCGGTGCACTTCGATCCGTTGGCGACGGATGTGGCGGAGCTGCAGCGACAGGTGGAGGCGTGGCTGAGTGAATTGGACGGCGACGCGGAGGCGGAAGCCCACGCGGGGGAGACGGTGACGTTATCGGTGCGTTACGACGGGCCGGACCTGGCTCGGGTGGCGGAGCACACGGGGCTGACAACGGATGAAGTGGTGGAGCGACACACCGCGCCCAGTTACACCGTGGCGGCGATCGGGTTTATGCCGCACTTCCCGTACCTGCTAGGGTTGGACCCGGCGTTGGCGACGCCCCGCCTTGCTTCGCCCCGGGTGCGCGTGCCTGCGGGCAGCGTGGCGATCGGTAACGACCAGACCGGCGTCTACCCCCAAGACTCGCCCGGCGGGTGGAACCTCATCGGAACCGCCGACCCCGCGCTGCTCACCACGCTCCGCCCCGGCGACCGCGTCCTTTTCGAAGCGGTGGGGGTGACGGCATGA
- a CDS encoding ABC-F family ATP-binding cassette domain-containing protein yields MATLLTARDLSKTYGTHTLFEGISLAIHDDERLALIGPNGSGKSTLLKCLAELETPDTGEFTRKKNLKLAYVAQSDHFAEDATPLSAVMDRLAQESGGASLSEDQNFRGSAVLSKLGFTDHNRPVRSLSGGWKKRLSIACALATEPDVLMLDEPTNHLDLEGVLWLESFVNPNSSVGFKGAMVFITHDRTFLEATATRIVELSRAYPGGTFEAKGNYTEFLRRKEDFLDAQAAQQSALAGKVRRDNAWLKQGIQGRQTRNKSQVDDAAARKSELKNLANRNNAPKQTATIDFQATERKTKRLLAAHNVSKTMGDKKLFDSLDLELGPGDRLGLLGPNGSGKTTLLRLLMGSVEDDGLQPDAGTVKPAAELRVVSFTQHREALNPTQKLREALCPVGDTVDYRGKPLHVASWAKMFLFDPGKFNTSVGDLSGGEQARVLIANLMLKPADLLILDEPTNDLDIPSLEVLEQALTEFPGAIVLVTHDRFMLDRLSTELLALDGKGKAKPYASYAQWAKDQAKRQREEAATKDNSNKTNSPSPQPPTPKPPKKLTYKLQRELNGMEAAILDAEAQLESLQAQSSDADIMADREKFTKVCQDLGDAQTKVETLYARWAELEELAGG; encoded by the coding sequence ATGGCCACGCTCCTCACCGCCCGCGACCTCTCGAAAACCTACGGCACACACACGCTGTTCGAGGGTATCTCGCTGGCCATCCACGACGACGAACGCCTGGCGCTCATCGGGCCCAACGGCTCGGGCAAGTCCACGCTGCTCAAATGCCTGGCCGAGCTGGAGACGCCCGACACGGGTGAGTTCACGCGGAAGAAGAATCTAAAGCTGGCGTACGTCGCGCAGTCGGACCACTTCGCCGAGGACGCCACGCCCCTCTCGGCGGTGATGGATCGGCTCGCCCAGGAATCCGGCGGCGCCTCACTCAGCGAAGACCAGAACTTCCGGGGGTCTGCCGTCCTCTCGAAGCTGGGGTTCACCGATCACAACCGCCCCGTGCGATCGCTCTCCGGGGGGTGGAAGAAGCGGCTCTCGATCGCGTGTGCGTTGGCGACCGAGCCGGACGTGCTGATGCTCGACGAGCCGACCAACCACTTGGACCTGGAGGGAGTGCTCTGGCTGGAGTCGTTCGTGAACCCCAACTCCTCGGTGGGGTTCAAGGGCGCGATGGTGTTTATCACCCACGACCGGACGTTCCTCGAAGCGACCGCGACGCGCATCGTCGAGCTGTCGCGGGCCTACCCCGGCGGGACGTTCGAGGCCAAGGGCAACTACACCGAGTTCCTCCGCCGTAAGGAAGACTTCCTCGACGCCCAGGCGGCGCAGCAATCGGCCCTGGCGGGCAAGGTGCGGCGCGACAACGCCTGGCTGAAGCAAGGGATTCAGGGCCGACAAACCCGCAACAAATCGCAGGTCGACGACGCCGCGGCACGCAAGAGCGAACTCAAGAACCTCGCCAACCGCAACAACGCGCCCAAGCAGACCGCCACCATCGACTTCCAGGCCACCGAGCGCAAGACCAAGCGCCTGCTCGCGGCGCACAACGTCTCCAAGACCATGGGCGACAAGAAGCTGTTCGACAGCCTCGACCTCGAGCTCGGCCCGGGCGACCGCCTCGGACTGCTCGGGCCCAACGGCTCGGGCAAGACGACACTGCTCCGCCTGCTCATGGGCTCGGTCGAAGACGACGGGCTCCAGCCCGACGCCGGCACCGTCAAGCCCGCGGCCGAGCTCCGCGTCGTCAGCTTCACCCAGCACCGCGAAGCACTCAACCCCACGCAGAAGCTGCGCGAAGCGCTCTGCCCCGTCGGCGACACCGTGGACTACCGCGGCAAGCCGCTGCACGTTGCATCCTGGGCCAAGATGTTCCTCTTCGACCCCGGCAAGTTCAACACGTCCGTCGGCGACCTCTCTGGGGGCGAGCAGGCCCGCGTGCTCATCGCCAACCTGATGCTCAAACCCGCGGACCTGCTGATCCTCGACGAGCCGACCAACGACCTGGACATCCCGTCCCTCGAAGTCCTCGAGCAAGCGCTCACCGAGTTTCCGGGCGCGATCGTGCTGGTCACCCACGACCGCTTCATGCTCGACCGCCTGTCCACCGAGCTGCTCGCGCTCGACGGGAAGGGCAAGGCCAAACCCTACGCCTCGTATGCCCAATGGGCCAAAGACCAGGCCAAACGCCAACGTGAAGAAGCCGCCACGAAGGACAACTCCAACAAGACCAACAGCCCAAGCCCCCAACCCCCAACCCCCAAGCCCCCCAAGAAACTCACCTACAAACTCCAACGTGAACTCAACGGCATGGAAGCCGCGATCCTCGACGCCGAGGCCCAGCTCGAATCGCTGCAAGCCCAGTCTTCCGACGCCGACATCATGGCCGACCGTGAGAAGTTCACGAAGGTCTGCCAGGACCTGGGCGACGCCCAGACCAAGGTCGAGACGCTCTACGCACGCTGGGCCGAGCTGGAGGAACTCGCCGGGGGCTGA
- the lptB gene encoding LPS export ABC transporter ATP-binding protein translates to MFILKSTNLVKTYNGRTVVNEVSFDVAEGEIVGLLGRNGAGKTTSFRMTVGMISPDGGQVVFNGQDVTQLPMYQRAQRGMGYLAQESSVFRRLSVEDNLKAILETRPLTKAERKARAEELMQQFDLTKNRKQAASTLSGGERRKLEIARALISEPSLILLDEPFAGVDPVAVEEFQAEIRKLRDEHEISMLITDHNVHNVLAVCDRVYVISEGRVFAEGTPKEIINDENVRKTYLGSTFKGDEFD, encoded by the coding sequence ATGTTCATCCTCAAATCCACCAACCTGGTCAAAACCTACAACGGCCGAACCGTCGTCAACGAGGTCTCCTTCGACGTCGCCGAGGGTGAGATCGTCGGTCTGCTCGGCCGCAACGGCGCGGGCAAGACCACCAGCTTCCGCATGACCGTCGGCATGATCTCCCCCGACGGGGGGCAGGTCGTGTTCAACGGCCAGGACGTCACCCAGCTGCCCATGTACCAACGCGCCCAGCGCGGCATGGGCTACCTCGCCCAGGAGTCGTCGGTGTTCCGTCGGCTGAGCGTGGAAGACAACCTCAAAGCCATCCTCGAGACCCGCCCGCTGACCAAGGCCGAGCGCAAGGCCCGGGCCGAGGAATTGATGCAGCAGTTCGACCTGACCAAGAACCGCAAGCAGGCGGCGAGCACCTTGTCGGGCGGCGAACGTCGGAAGCTGGAGATCGCCCGGGCGCTGATTTCCGAGCCGTCGTTGATCCTGCTGGACGAGCCGTTCGCGGGGGTCGACCCGGTGGCGGTCGAGGAGTTCCAGGCCGAGATCCGCAAGCTGCGCGACGAGCACGAGATCAGTATGCTGATCACCGACCACAACGTGCACAACGTGCTGGCGGTGTGCGACCGGGTGTACGTCATCAGCGAAGGCCGGGTCTTCGCCGAGGGCACGCCGAAAGAGATCATCAACGACGAGAACGTGCGCAAGACGTATCTCGGCAGCACGTTCAAGGGCGATGAGTTCGACTAA
- a CDS encoding WG repeat-containing protein: MPDTPIEDAVELLPIQVYGYWGYANREGSVIVPPMYEWTDYFYLLRSTVYETGGSRGRSYPWYAWRARYIEEGNKTKWLTATTQVVQSGKVARSPTGSDVTKSGSSLPGIDRIMDGLYRGSIPNENGAQKYAYRSRSSNGFKTEPIYDGLLREGDGMIAFQQDDLCGFMRNGGKVVIPAEYAEVTAFSDGYAAVREPENEGGRWGYIDKRGEMVFFDRKGELEELRGFSDGMSAVRVKGKWGFLTQGFKPRVKPKYDEVRDFSNGLAAVFRDGTWSYIDKKGRVVAKGFEEAYDFGDTDRLDQGAQHDDKKAVAPALVKQDGLYGFIDRRGRWQIKPQYAAALPFYRGVARVSMGHETFGYIDQTGEIIWDPRPAMSEGMRNWKMGRVFNDGEPNPLFWRGVSADPEEPAEPYPFELHIERRLPLQKPFFTPKPSSKYNSGTADKV; this comes from the coding sequence ATGCCCGATACGCCGATCGAGGATGCAGTGGAACTGCTCCCGATTCAGGTCTACGGATATTGGGGGTATGCCAACCGTGAAGGCAGCGTGATTGTGCCTCCCATGTACGAGTGGACGGACTACTTCTATCTCCTGCGCTCCACGGTCTACGAAACCGGCGGGTCGCGAGGCCGATCCTATCCGTGGTATGCATGGCGGGCTCGATATATCGAAGAGGGGAACAAGACCAAGTGGTTGACCGCGACGACCCAGGTAGTCCAGTCGGGGAAGGTTGCTCGAAGCCCCACCGGATCCGATGTCACCAAATCAGGATCGTCCTTGCCCGGGATCGATCGGATCATGGACGGCCTTTATCGCGGCTCGATACCCAACGAAAACGGCGCCCAGAAGTACGCTTACCGTTCCCGTAGTTCGAACGGTTTCAAAACCGAACCGATCTACGACGGATTGCTGAGAGAGGGCGACGGGATGATTGCGTTCCAGCAGGACGACCTGTGCGGCTTTATGCGTAACGGCGGGAAAGTCGTGATCCCTGCTGAGTATGCCGAGGTCACCGCGTTCTCGGATGGCTACGCCGCGGTGCGTGAGCCCGAGAACGAGGGCGGACGGTGGGGCTACATCGATAAACGCGGCGAGATGGTATTTTTTGATCGCAAGGGGGAACTAGAGGAACTCCGAGGGTTTTCCGACGGAATGTCGGCGGTGCGCGTCAAAGGCAAGTGGGGATTCCTGACGCAGGGCTTCAAGCCGAGGGTGAAGCCAAAGTACGATGAGGTTCGCGACTTCTCGAACGGCCTGGCGGCGGTGTTCCGAGATGGAACGTGGAGCTATATCGATAAAAAAGGAAGGGTCGTCGCCAAGGGCTTCGAAGAGGCTTACGACTTCGGTGATACCGATCGGCTGGACCAAGGCGCGCAGCACGACGACAAGAAAGCGGTAGCGCCGGCGTTAGTAAAACAAGACGGGCTGTACGGTTTTATCGACAGACGGGGCCGTTGGCAGATCAAGCCGCAGTACGCCGCGGCCCTGCCGTTTTACCGCGGCGTTGCGCGGGTGAGTATGGGCCACGAGACCTTCGGGTACATCGATCAAACCGGCGAAATCATCTGGGACCCCCGGCCTGCGATGTCGGAGGGCATGCGCAACTGGAAGATGGGGCGGGTCTTCAACGACGGAGAGCCCAACCCGTTGTTCTGGCGTGGTGTGTCGGCCGACCCGGAAGAGCCGGCCGAGCCTTACCCGTTTGAGCTGCACATCGAGCGGCGGCTGCCTTTGCAGAAGCCGTTCTTCACCCCCAAGCCGTCATCGAAATACAACAGCGGAACCGCGGACAAGGTATGA
- a CDS encoding pseudouridine synthase, giving the protein MARKPKPTHSYTDNTRGIRLQKAMANAGIASRRECETFIENGRVTVNGERVTQLPAWVDPFEDRVEVDGEPLIKPKKASKKFATAGKLYIMVHKPRGVLSTNDDPEGRRRILDLIDPSAVPRGVRLFPVGRLDADSTGLILMTNDGELTHRLTHPSFGVTKRYLVSAKGRLEEDDLRKLRKGLVLSEQRAGKPESQRGGKKASMESVQIVRHETDRTRGDRTTLRITLTEGQNREIRRLLARVGIRVKKLKRTALGPVRLKGLAPGEWRMLSKQEVGALRRAVKLRGNKPAAEKKTGGDAPYVSEKPKASRGWSTASDD; this is encoded by the coding sequence ATGGCCCGCAAGCCCAAACCCACCCACAGCTACACCGACAATACCCGCGGCATCCGCCTGCAGAAGGCGATGGCCAACGCCGGCATCGCGTCCCGCCGGGAGTGCGAAACCTTTATCGAAAATGGCCGGGTCACCGTCAACGGCGAACGCGTCACCCAGCTCCCCGCCTGGGTCGATCCCTTCGAGGACCGTGTCGAGGTCGACGGCGAACCGCTGATCAAGCCCAAGAAGGCCAGCAAGAAGTTCGCCACCGCGGGCAAGCTGTACATCATGGTGCACAAGCCGCGCGGCGTGCTCAGCACCAACGACGACCCCGAGGGCCGCCGCCGGATCCTCGACCTGATCGACCCCTCGGCCGTGCCGCGCGGCGTGCGGCTGTTCCCCGTGGGCCGACTCGACGCCGACTCGACGGGTCTGATCCTCATGACCAACGACGGCGAGCTCACCCACCGCCTCACCCACCCGTCCTTCGGCGTGACCAAACGCTACCTCGTCTCGGCCAAGGGACGCCTCGAAGAAGACGACCTCCGCAAACTGCGCAAGGGCCTGGTCCTCTCTGAGCAGCGCGCGGGCAAACCCGAGAGCCAGCGCGGCGGCAAGAAGGCGTCGATGGAGTCGGTCCAGATCGTCCGCCACGAAACCGACCGCACCCGCGGCGACCGCACCACACTCCGCATCACCCTGACCGAGGGGCAGAACCGCGAGATCCGCCGGCTGCTGGCACGCGTGGGCATCCGGGTGAAGAAACTCAAACGCACGGCGCTCGGCCCGGTGCGACTCAAAGGCTTGGCCCCCGGCGAGTGGCGGATGCTCAGCAAGCAGGAAGTCGGGGCGCTGCGTCGTGCGGTGAAACTCCGAGGCAACAAGCCCGCCGCCGAGAAGAAGACCGGCGGGGATGCCCCGTACGTCTCGGAGAAACCCAAGGCGTCGCGCGGGTGGTCGACTGCATCCGACGATTGA
- a CDS encoding DUF3592 domain-containing protein, which translates to MKFSIGKGSGDLRERMQEKQRAKRKSPGVTKRAKGSKSGRVVGALFFSLFFFVGAGFGWFMFARPAIKLLDAQDWPSAPATVTSSDLESHSDSDGTTYKIKISFAYEYNGRRYTSDTYDFFSFMSSSGYRGKRDVVDDHPVGKQTTCYVNPKNPDVAVLHRGWSNNLWFGLIPLVFVLIGGGGMIAMLWGGSRGKSITQKATGTSRVGPRSEQEWLPAFARPDESDAVDGQIRSGKDTVTPTKSRWGGLLFVLLFMVIWDGVVAIALIKMLEDGVSANWGPLLFMIPFVLVGIGCLIAAVYMVLSLSNPVVRMRFDPRVIPLGSPLRVDWSIDGRAERFDRLTLTVEGLERASYTRGTDTITDEHVFFEHTLYDAEALDRRDPLAREGEAEMEFPANAMHSLDSDHNKIVWRIKVRGEIPRWPDVRDEYEFAVVPAGVTDGGPNVRGMF; encoded by the coding sequence ATGAAATTCAGTATCGGCAAGGGCAGCGGCGATCTGCGGGAACGGATGCAGGAGAAGCAGCGTGCCAAGCGCAAGAGCCCGGGCGTGACCAAGCGGGCCAAGGGATCCAAGAGCGGACGGGTGGTCGGGGCGCTGTTCTTTTCGTTGTTCTTCTTCGTGGGGGCCGGCTTCGGCTGGTTCATGTTCGCCAGGCCCGCGATCAAGCTGCTCGACGCCCAGGACTGGCCCAGCGCACCCGCGACGGTGACCTCGAGCGATCTCGAGTCGCACTCCGACAGCGACGGGACGACCTACAAGATCAAGATCAGCTTCGCCTACGAGTACAACGGCCGCCGCTACACCAGCGACACTTACGACTTCTTTTCGTTCATGAGTTCGTCGGGCTACCGCGGCAAGCGGGACGTCGTCGACGACCACCCCGTCGGCAAGCAGACGACGTGTTACGTCAACCCCAAGAATCCGGACGTGGCGGTCCTGCACCGCGGCTGGAGCAACAACCTGTGGTTCGGGCTGATCCCGTTGGTCTTTGTGCTGATCGGTGGCGGCGGGATGATCGCGATGCTGTGGGGCGGCTCGCGGGGCAAAAGCATCACGCAGAAGGCCACAGGCACCAGCCGCGTCGGGCCCCGCAGCGAGCAAGAATGGCTCCCCGCCTTTGCCCGCCCCGATGAAAGCGACGCCGTTGATGGACAGATACGAAGCGGCAAGGACACGGTCACCCCGACCAAGTCGCGCTGGGGCGGCCTGCTGTTTGTGCTGCTGTTCATGGTGATTTGGGACGGCGTCGTCGCGATCGCGCTGATCAAGATGCTCGAGGACGGGGTCTCGGCGAACTGGGGCCCGCTGCTGTTCATGATCCCGTTTGTGCTGGTGGGCATCGGCTGCCTGATCGCGGCGGTGTATATGGTGCTGTCGCTCAGCAACCCCGTGGTGCGGATGCGTTTCGATCCGCGGGTGATCCCGCTGGGCTCGCCGTTGCGGGTCGACTGGAGCATCGACGGCCGGGCCGAGCGTTTCGATCGCCTGACCCTGACCGTGGAGGGCCTGGAGCGGGCGAGCTACACCCGTGGCACCGACACGATCACCGATGAACACGTGTTCTTCGAGCACACGCTCTACGACGCCGAGGCGTTGGACCGGCGGGACCCGCTGGCCCGCGAGGGCGAGGCCGAGATGGAATTCCCGGCCAACGCGATGCACTCGCTGGATTCGGACCACAACAAGATCGTCTGGCGGATCAAGGTCCGCGGCGAGATCCCGCGCTGGCCGGACGTGCGGGACGAGTACGAGTTTGCCGTGGTCCCCGCCGGCGTGACCGACGGCGGGCCCAACGTTCGCGGCATGTTTTGA